The sequence GGACCGGTACGGGATCGACTGGATGGTGTCGATCAGCCCGGCGCCGACCGCCGCCTGAGACGCGCCTCAGGCCCAGCGGCCTCCGCGCGGGATCACGAGGGGCGTGCGCGAGACGGGGTCCTCGATCACGAGGCACGGCAGGCCGAAGACCTCCTCGACGAGCTCCGACGTGACGACGTCGCCCGGGGCGCCCGCGGCGACCACGCGGCCGTCGCGCATCACGATGAGGTGGTCGGCGTAGCGCGCGGCGTGGTTGAGGTCGTGCAGCACGGCGACGATCGTGCTGCCGTCGCGGTGCAGGTCGGCGAGGAGGTCGAGCAGCTCGATCTGGTGGGCGATGTCGAGGAACGTCGTCGGCTCGTCGAGGAGCAGCACGGGCGTCTGCTGCGCGAGCGCCATCGCGACCCACACGCGCTGGCGCTGGCCGCCGGAGAGCTCGTCGACGTGGCGGTCGGCGAGGTCGGCGACGCCCGTCGCGGCCATCGCCTGCTGCACGGCCTCCTCGTCGGTCGGCGTCCACTGGCGGATGAGGTTCTGGTGCGGGAACCGGCCGCGCGCGACGAGGTCGGCCACCGTGATCCCGTCGGGCGCGATGGCGCTCTGCGGGAGGAGGCCGACGATCCGCGCCGCCTCCTTCGCCCGGTACGACGCGAGCGGGCGGTCGTCGAGGAGCACGGCGCCCGCGGTCGGCGCGAGGAGGCGCGACAGGGCGCGGAGCAGGGTCGACTTGCCGCAGGCGTTGGGGCCCACGATCACGGTGAACGAGCGGTCGGGCACGGACACGTCGAGCCCGGAGGAGATCACGCGCCGGTCGTAGGAGAGCGTGACGCCCTCGGCGCGGAGGCGCGGGGCGGCGGGACCGGTCGGCCGGGCGGCTGCGGTGTCGTCCACGGGTGGGTCTCCCATCGGGTCGGGGGCGTCGGCGTCAGGCACGGCGGGACGCCTCGCGGATCAGCAGCGCGATCAGGTAGAGCCCGCCGACGACGACCGTGACGATCCCCACGGGCACCGTCCCCGGCAGCGCGTGCTGTGCGGCGGAGTCGGCCGCGAGCAGCAGCAGGCCGCCCGTGAGCGCGGCCGGCACGAGCGGGAGGCCGGCGCTGCGGGTGAGGCGGCGGGCGATCTGCGGGGCCGCGAGCGCGACGAACGCGATCGGCCCCGACGCCGCCGTCACGATCGCGGTGAGGGCGACCCCGAGGACCAGGAGCGCGAGCCGCGTCGGCTCGGCCCGCACGCCGTGGGCGCGCGCGGCGTCGTCGCCGAGCTCGAGCTGCCGCAGCGGCGCCGAGAGCAGCAGGATCGCGGGCGCCAGCACGAGGAGGGCGACGAACGCGGGCAGCGCGCGGTCCCAGCCGACGAGCGCGAGGGATCCGGCGCCCCAGATCGAGGCGGCCATGGCCACCTCCGTGCCCGCCTTCAGCAGCAGGAAGGTGTTGACGCCGTGCAGCACGGCCGTGACCGCGATGCCCGTGATGATCAGCCGGAACCCCTGCACCCCGCCGCGGTACGCGAGCAGGTAGACGACGAGCGCCGTGCCGAGCCCGCCCGCGAGCGCGCCGACCGCGGTGGGCAGGAAGGACGCGCCGGCCAGCGTGGTGACGACGAGGGCGCCCGTGTACGAGCCCGTCGAGAAGCCGATGACGTCGGGCGACCCGAGCGGGTTGCGCGTCAGCGACTGGAAGACCGCGCCCGCCACCCCGAGCGCGGCGCCGAACGCGACGGCGGCGAGCACGCGCGGCAGGCGCCACTCGAGCACGATGGTCGACGCGAACGAGCCGTCGGGGAGCAGCATCGCGCGGATCACCTCGGGCACCGTGAGCGGGAAGTCGCCGGTGCCGAGCGCCACGAGCGCGAGGGCCGCGGTCGCCACGGCGAGCGCCGCGCCCACGAGCACCTCGCGGCGGCGCAGACGCGTTCCGACCACGGGAAGGCGGACGGTGCCGGGGAGGCGCGCGACGGGTCGGCGGCCGGCGCGGGCGGGCGCGCTCACAGCGCCGACGCCCTCTGCCGGCGCACGAGCAGGATCAGCACGGGCGCGCCCAGCACGGCCGTCACGATCCCCGCGGGCAGCTCGGCCGGCCGCAGCACGACCCGGCCCACGATGTCGGCGGCGAGCAGGAGCACGGGCGCCAGCACGATCGTGTACGCGAGGATCCAGCGCTGGTCGGGCCCGACGATCCAGCGCGCGACGTGCGGGATCATCAGCCCGACGAACGCGATCGGCCCGGCCATCGCGGTCGCCCCGCCCGCGAGCAGCGTCACGGCGACGACCGCCACCGCGCGCACCACGACCACGTTCGCGCCGAGGGAGCGCGCGAGGTCGTCGCCGAGCGCGACCGCGTCGAGGCTCCGGGCGATGAGCGCGGCCAGCAGCACGCCCACCGCGAGGAACGGCGCGACGGGCACGAGGGCGTCCCAGCCCCGGTCCTGGAGCGAGCCCGACTCCCATGCGCGCATCGCGCTGAAGCCCTGCGGGTCGGCGAGCAGCATCCCCGAGGTGATCCCCGCGAGCACCGCGCCGAGGGCGACGCCCGCGAGCGTGAGCCGCACCGGATCCCCGCCGCCGCGCCCCGCGGATCCCACGACGTAGACCACCACGGCCGCCACGAGCGCCCCGCCGAAGGCGAACCAGAGGTAACCGCTCACGGCGGTCACACCGAGGACACCGGTGGCGATGGCCACCGCGAAGGCCGAGCCCGCCGTGACGCCGAGGATCCCGGGATCCGCCAGCGGGTTCCGCGTGACAGCCTGGATGAGCGCGCCCGCGACCCCGAGCGCGAGGCCCGCGGCGAGGCCGACGAGGGTGCGCGGCACGCGGAGGTCGGTGATCACGACGAGCTCGGCCGGGTCGCGCGGCCGCCCCGCGAGCGCGTCGACCACGGCGCCGAGCGGGATGTCGCGCGACCCCACGGCGATGCTCGCCAGGCACGCCAGCACGAGCACCCCGAGCGCGAGCGCGAGGCCCGCCGAGCGCGAGAGGCCGCTCCGTGCCCGGCCCGCGGGGGCGTCGGGGGCGGAGGCGCGCGCGAGGACCCGGAGCGACATGGCCCGGTCAGCCTACCGTGCTCTTAGGTTAGGCTGCCCTTGCCTGACGGGATCCGCACCGGCCCGTCATCTGTACCCGAGAGGCCCCGCACAATGAGGTTCCCCACCACCGGCTCCGCGCTCGTCGCGCTCACCGTCGCGACGCTCGCCCTCACCGGATGCAGCGCCGCCTCCGACCCGGCGGCCTCCGCCCCGCCGGCGTCCGGCTCCGCCACCGGCACCTTCCCCGCCACCGTCGACACGAAGTTCGGCGAGGTCACCGTGCCGAGCGAGCCGAAGCGCGTCGTCGCCCTCGGCTGGGGCGACGCGGAGACCGCGCTCGCGCTCGGCGTGCAGCCCGTGGGCGCGTCCGACTGGCTCGGCTTCGGCGCGGACGCGGACGGCGTCGGCCCGTGGGCGCAGGGGCTCTACACCGAGGAGCCGCAGCTGATCGAGACGCTCGAGCCCTCCTACGAGGCGATCGCGGCGCTGAAGCCCGACCTCATCCTCGACACCAAGGGCTCGGGCGACCAGGCCCGCTACGACCGCCTGTCGCAGATCGCGCCCACCATCGGCGTGCCCGAGGGCGCCGACAGCTACCTCACCGACATGGAGGACCAGGTCGACATGGTGGCCGAGGCGCTCGGCCGCGAGGACCAGGGCGACGCCCTCCTCGACGCGGTCGACGAGCGGTTCGACGCGGTCGAGGCGGCGCACCCCGGCTGGAAGGGCAAGACCGTCACGGCGGCCACCAGGACCAGCGAGGGCTGGGGTGCGTACGTCGAGGGCAGCGAGCGCGTGGCGTTCCTGGAGAAGCTGGGCTTCGAGCAGAGCCCGACCATCGCCGGGATCCCCGCGAACGCCGGCGGCTTCTCGGTCGACGTGTCCTCCGAGCAGCTCGACCTGCTCGACGCCGACGTGATCGTCGCGTTCCCGATCTTCATCGACAAGGCCGTGATCACCGACGACCCGCTGTGGCAGGCGATCCCCGCGGTCGCGGCCGGCCACTCCATCGTCCTCGACGGCGACGTGTCCTCCGCCTACTCGATCGGCACCACGCTCTCCACGGGCTACGCGCTCGACCGGCTCGTGCCGCTGCTGGAGACCGCGACGTCCTGATCCGGATCCGCAGCCTCGAGGGCCCGTCGCGCACACGGCGCGGCGGGCCCTCGTCGTCGCATGGACGCCGTCCCCTCGGGCGTCCGCCATCATCGAGGGGTCGCGTCCCATCCAGGCGCCTCCCCGAAGGAGACCGATGAGCACCCGCACCGCCCCCGTCCCCGCCGCCGCCGGCATCGCCTGGGTCGCCGCCGCGGTCGTCTACGTCGGCACCGAGGCCATCGCCGCTTCCGCCTTCCCCGGTTACAGCTACTCCGCCAACTACATCAGCGACCTCGGCGTCCCCGAGGTCGCCGAGTTCCAGGGCCGCACCATCGACTCGCCGCTCTCCGCCGTGATGAACGCGGGCTTCGTCCTGCAGGGCGTCCTCTACCTGGTGGCCGCCGTCATCGCGACCCGCGCCCTCCGCGCCGGTCCGCGCCACGCGTTCCTCGCCCTCGCCGTCGTGCACGCCGTCGGGATCACGGTGGTCGGCCTGGTCCACGGCAGCGCCTCGAGCGCGGCCAGCGGCATCGGCTGGATGCACGTGGTGGGCGCCGGCATGGCGATCATCGCGGGCAACGTCGCCTCGATCGTCGCGGGAGCGGGTGGCCGGCACGCGTCCGCGCCCCGCGGCTTCCGCGTCGCGAGCGTCGCGCTCGGCGTCGTGGGCCTGGTCGCGCTCGTCGTGCTGCAGTCGCTCGGCGGATCCGACGTCGACGGGATCTGGGAGCGCGGCTCCGTCTACACCGTCACCGCGTGGGAGCTCATTGCCGGCATCGCCGCGCTCGTGGCCGCCCGCCGCGTCCGCGCCGCCTGACGCCCCCTCGGGCGCGCCCGCAGCGCCCGACGATCAGCGCCGCTCGGTCGCCCGCAGCGCCTCGAGGTTCCGGTTGTAGGCCTCGAGCTCGGCATCGCCGTCGCGGTCGGCCTTGCGGTCGTACCGCACGGAGTCGCGCGTGTCGCTCCGGCTCCACATGATCGCCGTGACGATCGCGAGGACCACCGTGGGGATCTCGCCGATGCTCCACGCGATGCCGCCGCCGGCCTGCTGGTCGGCCAGCGCCGACTCGCCCCACGGCCGGCCCATCGCGCCGAACCAGTCGGCGAGCAGCAGCCCGGTGCCGGTCATGAGCGAGAGGCCGAAGAACGCGTGGAACGCCATGGTCGCGAGCAGGAGCAGCAGCCGCATCGGGTACGCGAGGCGCACCTTCATCGGGTCGACGCCGATGAGGTTCTGCGTGAAGAGGTACCCGACGATGAGGAAGTGCACGATCATCCACTGGTGCCCGATGTGGTCGGTCGTGGCCCAGCTGAACAGCGGCGAGTAGTAGAAGACGATGAGCGACCCGGCGAAGAGCACGGCCGCGATGACCGGGTGGCCCACGAAGGACGCGAACCGCGAGTGCACCGCCAGGAGGATCCACTCGCGTCCGCCGCGGCTGCCGT is a genomic window of Clavibacter capsici containing:
- a CDS encoding iron-siderophore ABC transporter substrate-binding protein: MRFPTTGSALVALTVATLALTGCSAASDPAASAPPASGSATGTFPATVDTKFGEVTVPSEPKRVVALGWGDAETALALGVQPVGASDWLGFGADADGVGPWAQGLYTEEPQLIETLEPSYEAIAALKPDLILDTKGSGDQARYDRLSQIAPTIGVPEGADSYLTDMEDQVDMVAEALGREDQGDALLDAVDERFDAVEAAHPGWKGKTVTAATRTSEGWGAYVEGSERVAFLEKLGFEQSPTIAGIPANAGGFSVDVSSEQLDLLDADVIVAFPIFIDKAVITDDPLWQAIPAVAAGHSIVLDGDVSSAYSIGTTLSTGYALDRLVPLLETATS
- a CDS encoding FecCD family ABC transporter permease; translation: MSLRVLARASAPDAPAGRARSGLSRSAGLALALGVLVLACLASIAVGSRDIPLGAVVDALAGRPRDPAELVVITDLRVPRTLVGLAAGLALGVAGALIQAVTRNPLADPGILGVTAGSAFAVAIATGVLGVTAVSGYLWFAFGGALVAAVVVYVVGSAGRGGGDPVRLTLAGVALGAVLAGITSGMLLADPQGFSAMRAWESGSLQDRGWDALVPVAPFLAVGVLLAALIARSLDAVALGDDLARSLGANVVVVRAVAVVAVTLLAGGATAMAGPIAFVGLMIPHVARWIVGPDQRWILAYTIVLAPVLLLAADIVGRVVLRPAELPAGIVTAVLGAPVLILLVRRQRASAL
- a CDS encoding FecCD family ABC transporter permease, which translates into the protein MSAPARAGRRPVARLPGTVRLPVVGTRLRRREVLVGAALAVATAALALVALGTGDFPLTVPEVIRAMLLPDGSFASTIVLEWRLPRVLAAVAFGAALGVAGAVFQSLTRNPLGSPDVIGFSTGSYTGALVVTTLAGASFLPTAVGALAGGLGTALVVYLLAYRGGVQGFRLIITGIAVTAVLHGVNTFLLLKAGTEVAMAASIWGAGSLALVGWDRALPAFVALLVLAPAILLLSAPLRQLELGDDAARAHGVRAEPTRLALLVLGVALTAIVTAASGPIAFVALAAPQIARRLTRSAGLPLVPAALTGGLLLLAADSAAQHALPGTVPVGIVTVVVGGLYLIALLIREASRRA
- a CDS encoding DUF998 domain-containing protein; the encoded protein is MSTRTAPVPAAAGIAWVAAAVVYVGTEAIAASAFPGYSYSANYISDLGVPEVAEFQGRTIDSPLSAVMNAGFVLQGVLYLVAAVIATRALRAGPRHAFLALAVVHAVGITVVGLVHGSASSAASGIGWMHVVGAGMAIIAGNVASIVAGAGGRHASAPRGFRVASVALGVVGLVALVVLQSLGGSDVDGIWERGSVYTVTAWELIAGIAALVAARRVRAA
- a CDS encoding ABC transporter ATP-binding protein is translated as MGDPPVDDTAAARPTGPAAPRLRAEGVTLSYDRRVISSGLDVSVPDRSFTVIVGPNACGKSTLLRALSRLLAPTAGAVLLDDRPLASYRAKEAARIVGLLPQSAIAPDGITVADLVARGRFPHQNLIRQWTPTDEEAVQQAMAATGVADLADRHVDELSGGQRQRVWVAMALAQQTPVLLLDEPTTFLDIAHQIELLDLLADLHRDGSTIVAVLHDLNHAARYADHLIVMRDGRVVAAGAPGDVVTSELVEEVFGLPCLVIEDPVSRTPLVIPRGGRWA